From the Cumulibacter manganitolerans genome, one window contains:
- a CDS encoding VOC family protein, translating to MPRISFSSIFVSDQRRAKAFYTTILGFQLAVDRPAGDDRWLAVVSDDDPSGTQLLLEPADAATGRSRQNALFRQGIPATSFEVDDIDYEYERLVAEGVTFQSPPTDSGGVRSCILDDTCGNWIRLTEPIEEDQ from the coding sequence GTGCCACGGATCAGCTTCAGCAGCATCTTCGTCAGTGACCAGCGACGCGCCAAGGCGTTCTATACGACCATCCTGGGCTTCCAGCTTGCGGTGGATCGCCCGGCCGGCGACGACCGGTGGCTCGCTGTGGTCAGTGACGACGACCCCAGCGGTACCCAGCTGCTGCTCGAGCCCGCGGACGCCGCCACCGGACGGTCGCGCCAGAACGCGCTGTTCCGTCAGGGGATCCCGGCGACCTCGTTCGAGGTCGACGACATCGATTACGAGTACGAGCGGCTGGTCGCCGAGGGCGTGACGTTCCAGAGCCCGCCCACCGACTCAGGTGGGGTGCGCAGCTGCATCCTCGACGACACGTGCGGTAACTGGATCAGGCTGACCGAACCGATCGAGGAGGACCAGTGA
- a CDS encoding SRPBCC family protein yields MTNEDKKIEVERVIDQPADVLFEVLSNPQRHPEIDGSGMVRADEKTDRIQEVGQVFRMNMHNDVLGDYQTDNVVTGYEHNKLLAWKTGMADKEPAGWQWVWELEPEGPGSTIVRHTYDWSGVTDKGVLQRIPFPLISQDAMQESLSRLAAAAGS; encoded by the coding sequence GTGACGAACGAGGACAAGAAGATCGAGGTCGAGCGGGTCATCGACCAGCCCGCAGACGTGCTGTTCGAGGTGCTGTCCAATCCGCAGCGGCATCCCGAGATCGACGGCTCGGGCATGGTCCGTGCGGACGAGAAGACCGACCGCATCCAGGAGGTCGGCCAGGTGTTCCGGATGAACATGCACAACGACGTGCTGGGCGACTACCAGACCGACAACGTCGTTACCGGCTACGAGCACAACAAGCTGCTGGCCTGGAAGACCGGTATGGCCGACAAGGAGCCTGCGGGCTGGCAGTGGGTATGGGAGCTCGAGCCGGAGGGGCCCGGGTCGACCATCGTACGGCACACGTACGACTGGAGCGGGGTCACCGACAAGGGGGTTCTGCAGCGCATCCCGTTCCCGCTGATCTCGCAGGACGCGATGCAGGAGAGCCTGTCCCGCCTCGCCGCGGCCGCCGGCAGCTAG
- a CDS encoding trypsin-like serine protease — protein MKKFTRSVVGVLAAAATALLTPAPASAITGGTADGDAHPSVGMIVFYENGGRYRCSATLVSPTVLLTAAHCTAGTAGKTAVTFDSVIAEAPPSGLPVADDPAAGYTSTEITHGGYLAGTSHAHPDYSDFTDMQNWNDVGVVQLDEPVQGITPSPIAPPDYLEQFQQPTLNKTLFTIVGYGTEVRKPDAGPQKPTPMSYPLLRRVAEAPGQKLTPQILQVNGNPNDTKGTGGSCFGDSGGPTFHSGYVVTVTSYGYTDNCRYLDGLQRVDIASVQDWLATYEVRPAS, from the coding sequence ATGAAGAAGTTCACCCGGTCCGTGGTCGGCGTCCTCGCCGCCGCGGCGACCGCCTTGCTGACCCCCGCGCCGGCGTCCGCGATCACCGGTGGCACCGCCGACGGTGACGCGCATCCCAGCGTCGGGATGATCGTGTTCTACGAGAACGGCGGACGGTACCGCTGCTCCGCGACGCTGGTGTCGCCGACCGTCCTGCTGACCGCGGCGCACTGCACCGCCGGCACGGCCGGGAAGACGGCCGTCACCTTCGACTCGGTGATCGCCGAGGCGCCGCCGTCCGGGCTGCCGGTCGCCGACGACCCGGCCGCCGGCTACACGTCGACGGAGATCACCCACGGCGGCTATCTCGCCGGGACGTCGCACGCTCACCCGGACTACTCCGACTTCACCGACATGCAGAACTGGAACGACGTCGGCGTGGTCCAGCTCGACGAGCCGGTGCAGGGCATCACCCCGTCCCCGATCGCGCCGCCGGACTACCTCGAGCAGTTCCAGCAGCCCACGCTGAACAAGACGCTGTTCACGATCGTCGGCTACGGCACCGAGGTGCGCAAGCCGGACGCCGGCCCGCAGAAGCCCACCCCGATGAGCTACCCGCTGCTGCGGCGGGTCGCCGAGGCGCCCGGGCAGAAGCTCACCCCGCAGATCCTGCAGGTCAACGGCAACCCGAACGACACCAAGGGCACCGGCGGCTCGTGCTTCGGAGACTCCGGCGGTCCGACGTTCCACAGTGGGTACGTGGTGACCGTGACGTCGTACGGGTACACCGACAACTGCCGCTACCTCGACGGCCTGCAGCGCGTCGACATCGCGAGCGTGCAGGACTGGCTGGCGACCTACGAGGTCCGTCCCGCGTCGTGA
- a CDS encoding D-hexose-6-phosphate mutarotase encodes MSVVEVHEAQLLEGRYAVSPHGAQVTSWWSARYGDLLYLSSAARFEAGKAIRGGIPICFPWFAGGPSGDRAPAHGFARLARWREITWDVDEQRSRLRAGYLLDPSAAGRAAPGSDSPFVLRYDLELTPRSGRFTLRIENRSAAPAGCEAALHTYLRVGDATSVALHGLDGATYADKTAGGTRRSQRGPLTLGPEVDRVYDCAGDVTLQDPALARSLLVRAGGASQTVVWNPGETKAAALADVGAGEWRSFVCVEAAAVGEDAIRLGAGQSHELAQEIVPGA; translated from the coding sequence GTGAGCGTCGTAGAGGTCCACGAGGCGCAGCTCCTGGAGGGCCGCTATGCGGTGAGCCCGCACGGCGCGCAGGTGACGTCGTGGTGGAGCGCGCGGTACGGGGACCTGCTGTACCTGTCCTCGGCCGCGCGCTTCGAGGCCGGCAAGGCGATCCGCGGCGGCATCCCGATCTGCTTCCCGTGGTTCGCCGGCGGTCCGTCCGGCGACCGGGCGCCCGCGCACGGCTTCGCGCGGCTGGCGCGCTGGCGGGAGATCACGTGGGACGTCGACGAGCAGCGCAGCCGGCTGCGCGCCGGCTACCTGCTCGACCCCTCGGCTGCCGGCCGCGCCGCGCCGGGGAGCGACAGCCCCTTCGTGCTGCGGTACGACCTGGAGCTGACGCCGCGCTCGGGCCGGTTCACCCTCCGGATCGAGAACCGCTCCGCGGCGCCGGCCGGCTGCGAGGCGGCCCTGCACACGTATCTGCGGGTGGGCGACGCGACCTCCGTCGCCCTCCACGGACTGGACGGCGCGACGTACGCCGACAAGACCGCCGGTGGGACGCGACGGTCGCAACGCGGACCGCTCACGCTCGGCCCGGAGGTCGACCGCGTCTACGACTGCGCCGGGGACGTCACGCTCCAGGACCCGGCGCTCGCCCGGTCGTTGCTGGTCCGCGCGGGCGGCGCTTCGCAAACGGTCGTGTGGAACCCGGGTGAGACCAAGGCCGCTGCGCTGGCGGACGTCGGGGCGGGGGAGTGGCGATCGTTCGTGTGCGTCGAGGCCGCCGCGGTGGGCGAGGACGCGATCCGGCTGGGCGCGGGACAGTCGCACGAGCTGGCCCAGGAGATCGTGCCCGGCGCCTAG